A single Triticum urartu cultivar G1812 unplaced genomic scaffold, Tu2.1 TuUngrouped_contig_6458, whole genome shotgun sequence DNA region contains:
- the LOC125530641 gene encoding uncharacterized protein LOC125530641 isoform X2 translates to MGYRDGMTEGQKDAAQEGFNLGHRQSADVGYKWGLVRGITSAFASLSDSLKEKWLLDTQRRGKLEDLHNFVQEISAQGALQLFHESTLKNNLRPEESKLQTITKDLLLLLHECPDVHRA, encoded by the exons ATGGGCTATAGGGATGGTATGACAGAAGGGCAGAAGGATGCTGCCCAAGAGGGGTTCAACCTTGGGCATAGGCAGTCTGCGGATGTTGGATACAAGTGGGGTCTTGTTCGGGGGATTACTAG TGCATTTGCTAGTCTTTCCGACAGTCTTAAAGAAAAGTGGCTGCTCGACACCCAGCGTAGAGGAAAACTTGAAGATTTGCACAACTTCGTGCAAGAAATTTCAGCACAGGGTGCTCTGCAGTTGTTTCACGAGAGTACTCTTAAGAATAATCTTCGACCAGAGGAGAGCAAGCTCCAAACAATTACAAAGGACCTTCTCCTGTTGTTGCACGAATGCCCAGATGTTCAT
- the LOC125530641 gene encoding uncharacterized protein LOC125530641 isoform X1, with amino-acid sequence MGYRDGMTEGQKDAAQEGFNLGHRQSADVGYKWGLVRGITSAFASLSDSLKEKWLLDTQRRGKLEDLHNFVQEISAQGALQLFHESTLKNNLRPEESKLQTITKDLLLLLHECPDVHVSEELKRVP; translated from the exons ATGGGCTATAGGGATGGTATGACAGAAGGGCAGAAGGATGCTGCCCAAGAGGGGTTCAACCTTGGGCATAGGCAGTCTGCGGATGTTGGATACAAGTGGGGTCTTGTTCGGGGGATTACTAG TGCATTTGCTAGTCTTTCCGACAGTCTTAAAGAAAAGTGGCTGCTCGACACCCAGCGTAGAGGAAAACTTGAAGATTTGCACAACTTCGTGCAAGAAATTTCAGCACAGGGTGCTCTGCAGTTGTTTCACGAGAGTACTCTTAAGAATAATCTTCGACCAGAGGAGAGCAAGCTCCAAACAATTACAAAGGACCTTCTCCTGTTGTTGCACGAATGCCCAGATGTTCATGTTAGTGAAGAGTTGAAACGAGTTCCATAA